Proteins co-encoded in one Terriglobales bacterium genomic window:
- a CDS encoding SRPBCC family protein gives MNQVAGLLVRDADTVSGDAGSFQRWAALIGGGSLALVGLTRRSKSGVAMAAAGGLLAYVGATADRIPRVIVASSSVLVNCSPQEAYQFWRNFENLPLFMRHLESVSVSGDKRTTWIALGPLGTRITWDAEIVTERANEVIEWQALPGSRLRVDGSVEFRSAPANRGTIIQAMMRFRPPSGGVGRAVAKIFGKYPNFVMRQDLRRFKALVETGEIPTTEGQTHGPRSLKIAVLRLADPDRPLRPESRITEVLNALRRIA, from the coding sequence ATGAATCAGGTCGCAGGGCTTCTAGTGCGGGATGCTGACACCGTCTCCGGCGACGCAGGCTCATTTCAGCGCTGGGCTGCACTGATTGGCGGAGGTTCACTGGCGCTCGTCGGTCTGACGCGGCGTTCTAAATCCGGTGTTGCTATGGCTGCTGCCGGCGGACTTCTGGCCTATGTTGGCGCCACCGCGGACCGCATTCCTCGAGTGATCGTGGCCAGCAGCAGCGTCTTAGTGAACTGCTCCCCCCAAGAGGCTTATCAGTTCTGGCGGAATTTTGAGAACCTACCGCTCTTCATGCGTCACCTTGAGTCTGTAAGCGTATCCGGCGACAAGCGCACCACATGGATTGCGCTAGGCCCTCTGGGCACCCGCATTACCTGGGACGCAGAAATCGTGACTGAGCGCGCGAACGAAGTGATTGAGTGGCAAGCGCTTCCCGGGTCGCGGCTGCGAGTTGACGGCTCTGTGGAGTTTCGCAGCGCGCCCGCGAATCGTGGAACCATCATTCAAGCCATGATGCGCTTCCGCCCACCTTCCGGCGGGGTCGGGCGGGCGGTTGCGAAAATCTTCGGTAAGTATCCGAACTTTGTAATGCGCCAAGACCTGCGGCGCTTCAAAGCCCTGGTCGAAACCGGCGAAATACCCACCACGGAGGGACAGACGCACGGCCCGCGTTCGTTAAAGATAGCGGTGCTCCGTCTCGCCGATCCCGATCGGCCACTGCGGCCGGAATCTCGAATCACCGAAGTGTTAAACGCGTTGCGGAGGATAGCATGA
- a CDS encoding glutaredoxin family protein — MRRDALLPGPSDKLSAMPAEVIVYSRKGCHLCEIVKETLSKLARRANFNWHEIDVDSDELLRRQFTDEVPVVFINGRKAFKYRLNERDFLRKLAR, encoded by the coding sequence ATGCGCAGAGATGCTCTTCTGCCCGGGCCTTCTGATAAACTCTCCGCGATGCCGGCCGAAGTGATTGTGTACTCTCGCAAGGGCTGCCACTTGTGCGAGATAGTGAAAGAAACGCTTTCAAAACTTGCGCGCCGTGCTAACTTCAATTGGCACGAAATTGACGTTGATTCAGACGAACTCCTGCGGCGGCAGTTCACTGACGAAGTGCCTGTAGTTTTTATTAATGGCAGGAAGGCCTTCAAGTATCGCTTGAACGAGCGCGACTTTCTGCGCAAGCTCGCGCGATGA